The Pontibacter pudoricolor genome contains a region encoding:
- a CDS encoding DUF6443 domain-containing protein — MPWNRGYLRGMILTLATLTAFLACTGALAQRLPIGEGMAASISGPSSVCVGQTYTYYAIVHNGSCSSHSWAVSGGTYTASGTMVTVTWTSTTGTVTLSSSNCTDSNGLSGSVQSVSKSVTGTTMPVATVSPAGPVTICEGGSVELKAAVGTGYTYQWYRNNSQLPGSTGPTLQATLAGSYKVTVTNSSGSCAATSAAVSVAVQALPPGSSMVNYIDAGVLNACGEVKSFSRDNSPQNCFGNTYGQPSDDVFYRFSLTSPAEVSVSTCGSALEDTYLHLLDTTGNLLADSDDAGPLCPGNQASLTRTLPTGDYYVVAEGWNTNSGSITTTISTSQAPLTISPATAELVEEEVVLLTASGAATDAYIWSPAAGLSATTGQSVEASPVVTTTYTVTRTTAAGCVSTAQVTVSLARQMNRVIATTLTAPFTSVPDLKTLSKDEWQQHITYLDGLGRAVQQVQRHASPQQRDIVTPIAYDPVGRQHKAYLPYVAGSGSGLYRADAFTAVKDFYLATGDRVANDTVPYARTIYERSPLSRVIEQGAAGEAWRPGAGHAIKISERANLTDELRVWLYDPASGTVSSPGYYESNELYVSETRDEHEALVVEYKDKQGRTVARKVQEAASVTGSELTEGFMLTQYIYDERGQLRLVIQPEGYRTLLNEFDPIPSVITLDDTFLKNWCFRYRYDHRNRLIEKQVPGAGAVEMVYNNLDQVVLTRDANQVTDNKWTFVKYDVLGRPVMTGEVTDGRARATVQAELDAETVYFEVDAPGTAIGYTLTNAYPRNVPEADLLSVTYYDKYTYAALATYGFGGDATKRATAVRGQVTGTRVRQMDGIQKGDWLTSVTYYDKEYRLLESVSDNHLGGRDRVANVYDFSGKVLETTLTHREGTAYAQTVRNFFGYDHMGRLTTTEQQMNSEARVLLAKQEYNELAQLVDKKLHATNYDHTTRQGSFLQSVDYRYNIRGWLTSINNSTLSVDSKNDESEDFFGMELSYNQVSGRVYRSGEISTGATIAATGFYNGNISEMVWKSYTDNVQRAYSYDYDKASRITKASYHTTATNGENYALWGMEYDSNGNIRSLNRNGLVSEGSGEKTYKKIDQLLYHYAETKGNQLQGVDDSGQVTSSRHDFADKNNSKYAEVGAEYSYDANGNMVSDLNKGITSVLYNHLNLPYKIEFGGSANRIEYTYTAAGVKLAKKVYENGTLTKTTDYVSGFVYENGQPVFAHTAEGRVLYQPGQVRVWRYEYHLKDHLGNLRLTFGEGETSTQLLTMEAANAETEEQAFERVPQSRGRDRVHARTGEHMARLNAGKGLLLGPSKRLEVKKGDKLEVEVFGHYLQETKDNWLYTIAAFLLGNASMKAIDQMPQDGVKPKTSGKFPLLSVGIAFAPQVKQRLRGVPAAYVKYVAYDTAGAYLGSEYRLITRQAQNNWQQLWLEHRAEQDGYVEVFLANESAEDVYFDDMSISSTSLNVQENHYDPWGLNLAGIEQQGAPDHKFQYNGKERQTELGLNWMDYGARMYDAQLGRWHVVDPLADQMRRHSPYNYAFDNPIRFIDPDGMAPWIPGTDGKAVSYKVSQGGEIVWSQNATEDTKRLGTSMLRSETGTTQLNAMINSDQRIEIQISKEAKVIDNGDGTTSFRLGGTKPIYNSDTGERTGSIVTVYEGTFEAYLNHSGTSEKKEQYKNISPEARIGGVGTHESEHAVNVENVNLSKTDREVVPNKLENKYLKEVQPLELLKTRDITL; from the coding sequence ATGCCCTGGAATCGGGGCTACCTGAGAGGGATGATACTGACCCTGGCCACGTTGACTGCTTTTCTTGCCTGCACCGGTGCCCTGGCGCAGCGCCTGCCCATCGGAGAGGGGATGGCTGCCTCCATCAGCGGCCCATCCAGCGTGTGCGTGGGGCAGACCTATACTTATTACGCCATCGTGCATAACGGGAGCTGCAGCTCCCACTCCTGGGCAGTATCTGGTGGTACCTATACGGCGAGCGGCACAATGGTGACGGTGACCTGGACAAGTACCACGGGCACCGTCACGCTCAGCAGCTCCAACTGTACCGACTCCAATGGCCTGTCCGGGAGTGTACAGAGCGTTTCCAAGAGCGTGACTGGCACTACCATGCCGGTAGCCACCGTGTCTCCTGCAGGCCCTGTGACCATCTGCGAAGGCGGGAGCGTGGAGTTAAAGGCCGCTGTTGGTACGGGCTACACCTACCAATGGTACAGGAACAACAGCCAGCTTCCCGGCTCCACCGGCCCCACCCTGCAGGCTACGCTGGCCGGCTCCTATAAAGTGACGGTGACGAACTCATCCGGCTCCTGCGCTGCCACATCGGCAGCGGTGTCGGTCGCGGTGCAGGCATTGCCACCCGGTTCTTCTATGGTAAACTATATTGACGCTGGCGTACTGAACGCCTGCGGGGAGGTAAAGTCGTTTAGCAGGGATAACAGTCCCCAAAACTGCTTTGGCAATACTTATGGGCAACCTTCGGACGATGTCTTCTACCGTTTCTCGCTCACAAGCCCTGCTGAGGTCAGTGTCTCCACCTGCGGCTCCGCCCTGGAAGATACCTACCTGCACCTGCTGGATACCACGGGCAACTTGTTGGCAGACAGTGATGATGCCGGGCCCCTATGCCCAGGTAACCAGGCTTCCCTAACCCGCACGCTGCCGACCGGGGACTACTATGTGGTGGCCGAAGGATGGAACACCAACAGCGGTTCCATTACCACAACCATTAGCACGTCTCAGGCACCACTCACCATCAGCCCTGCCACAGCTGAGCTCGTGGAAGAAGAAGTTGTGCTTTTGACAGCCAGTGGTGCTGCTACAGACGCTTATATATGGTCACCTGCTGCGGGGCTGAGTGCCACCACAGGGCAGTCAGTGGAGGCTTCACCGGTGGTGACCACAACCTATACGGTCACGCGTACCACGGCGGCTGGCTGCGTGAGCACGGCGCAGGTGACTGTATCCCTGGCCCGGCAGATGAACCGTGTCATTGCCACCACCCTCACGGCCCCATTCACGAGCGTACCTGACCTGAAGACATTGTCAAAGGATGAATGGCAGCAGCATATCACTTACCTGGATGGGCTAGGCAGGGCGGTACAGCAGGTGCAACGGCATGCCAGCCCCCAGCAGCGGGATATTGTGACACCGATCGCTTACGATCCGGTGGGCCGCCAGCACAAAGCGTACCTCCCATACGTTGCCGGCAGCGGGAGCGGCCTTTACAGAGCCGATGCTTTTACAGCGGTAAAGGACTTTTACCTTGCCACGGGAGACAGGGTGGCTAATGACACAGTGCCCTATGCCAGAACCATTTACGAGCGTTCGCCCCTGAGCCGCGTAATAGAACAGGGAGCTGCCGGGGAGGCCTGGCGCCCGGGAGCAGGGCATGCCATAAAAATTTCAGAGCGGGCCAACCTGACAGACGAATTGCGGGTCTGGCTCTACGACCCCGCTTCCGGGACAGTTTCTTCCCCTGGCTATTATGAGTCTAACGAGTTGTATGTAAGCGAGACACGGGACGAACACGAGGCCCTCGTAGTGGAGTACAAAGACAAGCAGGGACGCACAGTAGCCAGAAAAGTGCAGGAAGCCGCTTCCGTTACGGGCTCTGAACTGACGGAGGGCTTTATGCTCACCCAATACATCTATGACGAGAGAGGACAGTTGCGGCTGGTGATCCAGCCTGAAGGCTACCGCACCCTCTTGAATGAATTTGATCCCATACCTTCTGTTATTACGCTTGACGATACTTTCCTGAAAAACTGGTGTTTCCGTTACCGCTACGATCACCGCAACCGCCTGATTGAAAAACAAGTGCCGGGTGCCGGTGCCGTAGAGATGGTTTATAACAACTTAGACCAGGTGGTGCTAACCCGCGATGCCAACCAAGTGACGGACAATAAATGGACTTTTGTCAAATATGACGTGCTGGGAAGGCCGGTCATGACAGGAGAGGTCACAGATGGCAGGGCTCGGGCCACTGTGCAGGCTGAGCTTGATGCTGAGACAGTATATTTCGAGGTTGATGCGCCTGGCACAGCGATTGGCTATACCCTCACTAACGCCTACCCACGCAACGTGCCGGAGGCGGACCTGCTCTCTGTCACTTACTACGACAAATACACCTATGCCGCCCTTGCTACTTATGGATTTGGAGGTGATGCTACAAAAAGAGCAACTGCTGTGCGGGGGCAGGTAACCGGAACCAGGGTAAGACAAATGGACGGTATTCAGAAGGGGGACTGGCTTACTTCGGTTACTTACTACGACAAAGAGTACCGCCTGCTCGAGAGTGTATCCGACAACCATTTAGGGGGCAGAGACCGCGTGGCCAACGTATATGACTTCAGCGGCAAGGTGCTCGAGACCACGCTCACGCACAGGGAGGGCACTGCGTATGCCCAGACGGTGAGGAACTTCTTTGGCTACGACCACATGGGCAGGCTCACCACCACGGAGCAGCAGATGAACAGCGAGGCCAGGGTACTGCTGGCCAAGCAGGAGTACAACGAGCTGGCGCAATTGGTAGACAAGAAGCTGCACGCCACGAACTATGACCACACCACCCGGCAGGGCAGCTTCCTGCAGAGTGTGGACTACCGCTACAATATCCGCGGCTGGCTCACCTCCATCAACAACAGCACGCTCTCGGTAGATAGTAAGAACGACGAGAGCGAAGACTTTTTCGGCATGGAGCTCTCTTACAACCAGGTGAGCGGCAGGGTTTACAGGTCAGGCGAGATAAGCACGGGCGCTACAATTGCTGCCACCGGCTTCTACAACGGCAACATCTCGGAGATGGTATGGAAGAGCTACACAGACAATGTGCAGCGTGCCTACAGTTACGACTATGACAAGGCCAGCCGCATCACCAAGGCCAGCTACCATACGACAGCTACCAACGGGGAGAACTATGCCTTGTGGGGCATGGAGTACGATTCAAACGGCAATATCCGTTCCCTGAACCGCAACGGCCTGGTTTCGGAGGGGAGTGGCGAAAAGACCTACAAGAAGATCGATCAGCTCCTCTACCACTATGCTGAAACAAAGGGAAACCAGCTCCAGGGCGTAGACGACAGTGGCCAGGTCACATCAAGCAGGCATGACTTTGCCGACAAGAACAATAGCAAGTACGCCGAGGTGGGAGCTGAGTACAGCTACGATGCCAACGGTAACATGGTCTCAGACCTTAATAAAGGCATCACCAGCGTGCTCTACAACCACCTGAACCTGCCCTACAAAATCGAGTTTGGCGGCAGCGCCAACCGCATCGAGTATACCTATACGGCAGCAGGCGTGAAGCTGGCAAAGAAAGTCTACGAGAACGGCACGCTCACCAAGACGACCGACTACGTCTCGGGCTTTGTGTATGAGAACGGCCAGCCCGTGTTTGCGCATACGGCTGAGGGCAGGGTGCTTTACCAGCCAGGCCAGGTGCGGGTATGGAGATATGAGTACCACCTTAAGGACCACTTGGGTAACCTGCGCCTCACCTTCGGCGAGGGCGAGACCAGTACCCAGCTGCTCACCATGGAAGCTGCGAACGCCGAGACAGAAGAGCAGGCGTTCGAGCGGGTGCCCCAGAGCCGGGGCAGGGACCGCGTGCATGCCCGTACCGGCGAGCACATGGCCCGCCTCAATGCCGGGAAGGGACTTCTGCTGGGGCCTTCCAAGAGGCTGGAAGTGAAGAAAGGCGACAAGCTGGAGGTGGAGGTCTTCGGCCATTACCTCCAGGAGACAAAGGACAACTGGCTTTACACAATAGCTGCCTTCCTGCTGGGGAATGCCAGCATGAAGGCTATTGACCAGATGCCACAGGACGGGGTAAAACCTAAGACATCAGGCAAGTTCCCGCTGCTCTCGGTGGGCATCGCCTTTGCACCACAGGTCAAGCAGCGCCTCAGAGGGGTACCGGCAGCCTACGTGAAATATGTTGCCTATGATACGGCAGGTGCGTATCTTGGGAGCGAGTACCGGCTCATCACTAGACAGGCGCAGAACAACTGGCAGCAGCTCTGGCTTGAGCACCGGGCCGAGCAGGACGGTTACGTGGAGGTGTTCCTGGCCAACGAGAGCGCGGAGGACGTGTACTTCGATGACATGAGTATCTCCTCAACGAGCCTGAATGTGCAGGAGAACCACTACGACCCGTGGGGCCTGAACCTGGCAGGTATTGAGCAGCAGGGAGCGCCCGATCACAAGTTCCAATACAATGGCAAGGAACGTCAGACAGAGCTGGGGCTAAACTGGATGGACTATGGGGCCAGGATGTATGATGCCCAATTAGGAAGGTGGCATGTAGTAGATCCACTAGCAGACCAGATGCGCAGGCATTCACCCTATAACTATGCCTTCGATAACCCTATCAGGTTCATTGATCCAGATGGGATGGCGCCTTGGATTCCTGGTACTGATGGCAAAGCGGTTTCCTATAAAGTAAGTCAAGGAGGGGAGATCGTTTGGTCACAAAATGCAACGGAAGATACCAAGAGGTTAGGTACATCGATGTTAAGAAGTGAAACCGGAACAACCCAACTAAATGCAATGATCAATTCTGATCAAAGAATAGAAATTCAAATCTCTAAAGAAGCTAAAGTTATTGATAATGGTGATGGAACTACATCTTTTCGTTTAGGAGGAACAAAACCAATTTATAATTCGGATACAGGTGAAAGAACAGGGTCTATAGTTACAGTATATGAGGGCACTTTTGAAGCATACTTGAACCACTCTGGAACTTCTGAAAAAAAGGAACAATATAAGAATATTAGCCCTGAAGCTCGAATTGGAGGAGTAGGAACTCATGAATCAGAACATGCTGTCAATGTGGAAAATGTTAATTTAAGCAAAACAGATAGAGAAGTAGTTCCAAATAAATTAGAGAATAAATATTTAAAGGAAGTACAGCCTCTTGAATTGCTAAAGACGAGAGATATAACACTTTGA
- a CDS encoding RHS repeat domain-containing protein, with translation MAGITSITDANGRTTFYEYDLLGRLSAVLDHERHILKKHEYIYQNQPPN, from the coding sequence ATGGCCGGCATCACCAGCATCACCGACGCCAACGGCCGCACCACCTTTTACGAGTACGACCTCCTGGGCAGGCTTTCTGCTGTCCTGGACCATGAGAGGCATATTCTCAAGAAGCATGAGTATATCTACCAAAACCAGCCACCGAACTGA
- a CDS encoding RHS repeat domain-containing protein, which translates to MKTNIIKKLLLASFTVLFIAPSSLQAQQTPSEGEKATSLPVTKVIPKSPEAAALGKYGEIPVGLYTGVPNIAIPIHEIQLKDLSIPVSLNYHASGVRVDELASNVGLGWSLSAGGVVSAMTNGLNDFAPAGWVNTTQKTPQDRPISKTFSLSSASPYYQDPDYLLNDAATKNYSDTQPDLFSFSAPGLSGKFFYDQQGNCRIMPYQDIDVSYHKPSADASFPEYFIITDGKGNRFKYAEREQVTTTSVNSCASSAPSSGEALITSASFYLSQINTAKGETVTFSYESAPNQFQNQISQTRYTRLSDTGGCPLYLPACTESSTSSSDGIRIKQIYASTGERVVFHYETDRLDLPGTKQLDRVEVTHTGSPGRVKQFLLAYDYYRSGPAGSTNPLDNRLRLLSVEEVGKPAYAFTYEPTPLPPRLSMRQDHWGYFNGSSNSTLLRKAPAAGFPEGADREPNPAAMKAGVLTRIDYPTDGYTVFAYKPNDHYVEKYVLRVGDGRISATGTMDQYEQVTSFTVPVHALNMRATWDTGTDGINVLGYSTIRVTGPNGYSRNFTGRSLSEVPVSGMVPGATYNITVTRPDESDSTFMGIINFTWDRNEFFQGNVYAGGLRVSSMSDYPLAGDPLVWHYEYTSASDPTRSSGEVMFQPTYEYLHYTENQSSDGAFYECTYNAQVSSSMMPLSSVEGGNVAYRSVITYVGDKRNGYTLNEFFTGGATSGFVSFPFPPKVTNHWLNGLPIRTTHYRYDSTLDTYLPVRAESREYKTAIDTSLLNEYRVRGAKIAVLKPERISMLGEPQLSQQRATEFAIEYYYLSASWPHLDKVVTTEFDQAGIASIATETRYFYDNSTHGLVTRTETNDSKGSLIEQEYKYVLDMNQTEGSVYAEMAARRRHHYLVEEELSVEGVMQTKQLTSYAKFGTDTYEPASISMEAGSGPLVVQAIFHDYDAKSNLLQVSKPRGPRVSYRWDQRGTRPVAECVNALKTEFFYESFEDSATGTEGGARTGWRHSGGAYTVTWAPPNSRDYVISYWYRSGGVWHFQEEAPYTQNSLTLTGGMPMTRCASTQRMRT; encoded by the coding sequence ATGAAAACTAACATTATAAAGAAGCTGTTGCTGGCTTCTTTTACAGTGCTTTTTATAGCCCCTTCTTCTCTGCAAGCGCAGCAGACGCCAAGTGAAGGTGAAAAAGCTACCTCTCTGCCCGTAACAAAGGTAATTCCAAAATCCCCTGAAGCAGCTGCCCTTGGAAAGTATGGGGAAATTCCGGTGGGGCTGTATACCGGTGTTCCCAATATAGCCATCCCAATTCACGAAATTCAACTGAAGGACCTGTCCATCCCAGTCTCGCTCAACTACCATGCATCAGGCGTGCGGGTAGACGAACTGGCCAGCAATGTAGGACTTGGTTGGAGCTTGTCGGCAGGAGGGGTGGTGAGTGCGATGACCAATGGGCTCAACGACTTTGCCCCGGCCGGGTGGGTGAACACAACACAGAAAACACCGCAGGACCGTCCCATCAGCAAGACCTTCAGCCTCTCTTCCGCGTCCCCCTATTACCAGGACCCGGATTATCTGCTAAATGACGCCGCTACAAAAAACTATTCCGATACCCAACCGGACCTGTTCTCCTTTTCGGCACCAGGCCTGAGCGGCAAGTTCTTTTATGACCAGCAGGGTAACTGCAGGATAATGCCCTACCAGGACATTGACGTCAGCTACCACAAGCCATCTGCGGATGCTTCCTTCCCTGAATACTTCATCATCACGGACGGGAAAGGCAACCGCTTCAAGTATGCTGAACGGGAACAGGTGACCACAACATCTGTTAACTCCTGCGCGTCGAGCGCTCCTTCGAGCGGAGAGGCCCTGATCACCTCCGCCTCCTTTTACCTGAGCCAAATCAACACGGCAAAAGGAGAGACCGTCACGTTCTCCTACGAGTCAGCGCCGAATCAATTCCAGAACCAAATCTCGCAGACGCGCTATACGCGGCTTTCTGATACCGGTGGGTGCCCTCTCTACCTGCCTGCCTGCACGGAAAGCAGCACCTCTTCCTCAGACGGCATACGCATAAAGCAAATTTATGCCAGCACGGGGGAGCGGGTCGTGTTTCACTATGAAACAGACAGGTTGGATCTGCCGGGCACCAAGCAACTGGACCGGGTTGAAGTAACCCATACCGGTAGCCCCGGCCGTGTAAAACAATTTCTTTTGGCATATGATTACTACAGGTCCGGACCAGCGGGCAGCACCAATCCATTGGACAACAGGCTCAGGCTGCTAAGTGTAGAAGAGGTAGGTAAACCGGCTTATGCCTTCACTTACGAGCCTACGCCTCTTCCACCACGCCTGTCCATGAGGCAGGACCATTGGGGGTATTTCAACGGCTCTTCTAATTCTACCTTGCTGCGTAAGGCACCTGCTGCCGGTTTCCCTGAAGGGGCAGACCGTGAGCCTAACCCTGCCGCCATGAAGGCCGGAGTGCTGACACGGATCGACTACCCCACCGATGGCTACACTGTCTTTGCCTATAAACCCAATGACCACTACGTGGAAAAGTACGTGCTGCGCGTTGGTGACGGTAGGATTAGCGCCACGGGCACCATGGACCAGTACGAACAGGTAACATCCTTTACCGTTCCTGTACATGCGCTGAATATGCGCGCTACCTGGGACACGGGCACGGACGGAATCAACGTCTTGGGGTACTCCACCATCCGGGTTACTGGACCGAACGGGTACTCCAGGAACTTTACTGGCAGGAGCCTTTCGGAGGTACCTGTGAGTGGCATGGTACCGGGCGCTACCTACAACATCACGGTCACGCGTCCGGATGAGAGCGACTCCACGTTTATGGGCATAATCAACTTTACCTGGGACAGGAATGAGTTTTTTCAGGGGAATGTGTACGCCGGTGGGTTACGCGTAAGCAGCATGTCCGATTACCCGCTGGCAGGGGATCCGCTGGTGTGGCACTATGAGTATACCTCGGCCAGCGACCCTACCAGGTCCAGCGGGGAGGTGATGTTCCAGCCCACCTACGAATACCTGCATTACACCGAGAACCAGAGCTCCGACGGGGCGTTTTATGAGTGTACTTATAATGCGCAGGTTTCTTCCAGCATGATGCCGCTTTCCTCGGTGGAAGGGGGAAATGTAGCTTACAGGAGCGTGATTACCTACGTGGGGGACAAAAGAAACGGCTACACGCTGAACGAGTTTTTCACCGGAGGGGCTACCTCCGGGTTTGTGTCTTTCCCTTTCCCGCCCAAAGTCACCAACCACTGGCTTAACGGCCTGCCAATTCGGACCACCCACTACCGCTATGACAGTACGCTTGATACCTACCTGCCGGTTCGGGCAGAAAGCAGGGAATACAAAACGGCTATTGATACGAGTCTCCTCAACGAGTACCGGGTGCGGGGCGCCAAGATCGCCGTGCTGAAGCCCGAGCGGATCTCCATGCTGGGAGAGCCGCAGCTCTCGCAGCAGCGGGCCACGGAGTTTGCCATTGAATACTACTACCTGTCAGCCTCCTGGCCCCACCTGGATAAGGTAGTCACAACCGAGTTCGACCAGGCAGGGATCGCCTCCATTGCCACGGAAACGCGCTATTTTTACGATAACTCGACACATGGGCTGGTGACACGGACGGAAACCAACGACAGCAAAGGCAGCTTGATAGAGCAAGAGTACAAGTACGTTCTGGATATGAACCAGACAGAAGGGAGCGTTTACGCTGAGATGGCAGCCAGGCGCAGACACCACTACCTGGTGGAAGAGGAGCTGTCCGTGGAAGGAGTGATGCAAACAAAGCAATTGACCAGTTATGCCAAGTTTGGCACCGATACCTATGAGCCGGCAAGCATTTCTATGGAGGCGGGATCAGGTCCTCTGGTGGTGCAGGCAATATTCCACGATTATGATGCTAAGTCGAACCTGCTACAGGTTTCAAAGCCCAGAGGACCCCGCGTAAGTTACAGATGGGACCAGCGGGGTACAAGACCCGTAGCAGAATGTGTCAACGCCCTGAAAACTGAGTTTTTCTATGAAAGTTTCGAGGATTCTGCCACAGGCACTGAAGGGGGAGCACGCACCGGGTGGCGCCATTCCGGTGGCGCTTACACCGTCACCTGGGCCCCGCCCAACAGCAGGGACTATGTCATCAGCTACTGGTACAGATCAGGCGGGGTGTGGCACTTCCAGGAAGAGGCACCTTATACTCAGAACTCATTAACCCTGACAGGGGGGATGCCTATGACGAGGTGCGCATCCACCCAACGGATGCGCACCTGA
- a CDS encoding P-loop NTPase family protein encodes MNTARSIREITDGWASLATTAPTEVKNTAASYSIAPQWSTETILAYFIQTMQCVNWPKEIRDKLIKFNWHRDILEKIAAYAAKDIEAMQKLNINPQKGLLLMGPVGCGKTEIILMLKKFIKPGIKEEYVYDIMMNCSEKGERALSPYRFGPIFSQSGKPIDCLFDDLGVDPPITHFGRKIIVGQELIYIRHLFFKKTGAKSHFTTNLNVEELTEYYKDISRSRLREMCNVIQFPKDAPDLRH; translated from the coding sequence ATGAACACAGCACGATCAATAAGAGAGATAACAGATGGATGGGCTTCTCTAGCTACCACAGCACCGACAGAAGTAAAGAATACGGCGGCAAGTTATAGCATTGCTCCTCAATGGTCTACAGAAACAATCCTAGCTTACTTCATACAGACCATGCAGTGTGTTAATTGGCCAAAAGAGATAAGAGATAAACTTATTAAATTTAACTGGCATCGCGATATATTAGAAAAAATTGCCGCCTATGCTGCAAAAGATATAGAAGCCATGCAAAAGCTAAATATAAACCCCCAAAAAGGTCTTTTATTGATGGGACCTGTTGGTTGTGGAAAAACTGAGATCATATTGATGCTCAAGAAGTTTATAAAGCCTGGCATTAAGGAGGAATATGTTTATGATATAATGATGAACTGTAGTGAAAAGGGCGAAAGAGCACTTAGCCCATACCGATTTGGACCTATTTTTTCACAATCAGGTAAACCAATTGATTGTTTATTTGATGACTTAGGGGTAGACCCTCCAATTACTCACTTTGGCAGAAAGATTATTGTTGGCCAAGAACTAATTTATATACGTCATCTATTTTTTAAAAAGACAGGTGCTAAAAGCCATTTCACTACTAACCTAAATGTGGAAGAACTGACAGAATATTATAAGGATATTTCTAGGTCTAGACTTAGAGAAATGTGTAATGTTATTCAGTTTCCAAAAGATGCCCCAGATCTTAGGCATTAG
- a CDS encoding helix-turn-helix domain-containing protein, with translation MADKHPYLQDSANTGGSKQPAVRPGIKTILTAEVRYDKRLSSTAKIIYSEIIGLAKKHKKCWATNAHFAKKFGVDPKTISRSITALAKIGYIRVEINQEEGNKRSIFLCEDTPELSIPMDTNGSTSGQNGPENTASLLIYKKNIKNKDDREGYSQARKNSEKFSLSHFESKWPNQEQVENYMQTLKLPWLSKKEGKEAQSFVDYYSALGWQMKAGPILDWQAAVRNWLNKTNSNFQNSNTNTNEHSTINKRDNRWMGFSSYHSTDRSKEYGGKL, from the coding sequence ATGGCTGACAAACACCCCTATTTACAAGACTCAGCAAACACAGGAGGCTCAAAGCAACCTGCTGTAAGACCAGGTATCAAAACTATCCTGACTGCTGAAGTGCGCTACGATAAGCGCCTGAGCTCAACTGCCAAGATTATTTACTCTGAAATAATAGGCCTTGCTAAAAAGCATAAAAAATGCTGGGCTACCAATGCACACTTTGCTAAAAAGTTTGGTGTAGATCCTAAAACTATTTCCCGGAGCATCACCGCCCTTGCCAAAATCGGTTATATCCGGGTTGAAATCAATCAAGAGGAAGGAAATAAAAGAAGCATTTTTCTGTGTGAGGATACCCCAGAATTGTCTATACCTATGGACACTAATGGTTCTACCTCGGGACAAAATGGACCAGAGAATACGGCTTCACTCCTTATATATAAAAAGAATATTAAAAATAAGGATGATAGAGAAGGGTATTCTCAAGCCAGAAAAAATTCTGAAAAATTTTCTTTAAGTCATTTTGAATCAAAGTGGCCTAATCAGGAACAAGTAGAGAATTATATGCAAACCCTAAAGCTGCCTTGGCTTAGCAAGAAAGAAGGCAAAGAGGCCCAGTCATTTGTAGATTATTATTCCGCTTTAGGCTGGCAAATGAAAGCCGGCCCTATTCTAGATTGGCAGGCAGCAGTTAGAAACTGGTTAAATAAAACAAATAGCAATTTCCAAAATTCAAATACTAACACAAATGAACACAGCACGATCAATAAGAGAGATAACAGATGGATGGGCTTCTCTAGCTACCACAGCACCGACAGAAGTAAAGAATACGGCGGCAAGTTATAG
- a CDS encoding winged helix-turn-helix transcriptional regulator encodes MKKQAYLNTTASCNSRITAIRDTMEILSGKWKFHILGTLLQSDKMRFMDLIREVEGIGAKMLSKELQDLEMNHLVSRTVLNTKPITVEYKITEYGKTLEPIINEIANWGVEYRKSIYGAAK; translated from the coding sequence ATGAAAAAACAGGCCTACCTTAATACTACGGCGAGCTGCAATTCCCGAATCACGGCCATCCGGGATACGATGGAAATTCTGTCTGGCAAGTGGAAGTTTCATATTCTTGGTACTTTGTTACAAAGTGATAAAATGCGTTTCATGGATTTAATTCGGGAAGTGGAAGGAATAGGTGCAAAAATGCTGTCAAAGGAACTGCAGGATTTAGAGATGAATCATTTAGTGTCGCGCACAGTCCTGAACACCAAACCCATTACTGTGGAATATAAAATAACTGAGTATGGCAAAACCCTCGAGCCGATTATTAATGAAATTGCGAACTGGGGTGTAGAATACCGAAAGTCAATCTACGGAGCAGCGAAATAG
- a CDS encoding nuclear transport factor 2 family protein, with amino-acid sequence MKNSARSVVEKMFTAFGEGDVDKFVGTVSDDTVWIYHGTQIIPKGTYEGKEGARSFISGILNNTEIISFEPQQFIVEDNKVVVLGQEHQKVKSSGKELKQKWVQVYTIENDLITRMEEFATSEVVS; translated from the coding sequence ATGAAAAATTCAGCAAGATCAGTAGTAGAGAAAATGTTCACTGCCTTTGGCGAAGGTGATGTAGATAAATTTGTAGGTACCGTTTCCGATGATACGGTTTGGATTTACCACGGCACTCAAATTATCCCTAAAGGTACTTATGAAGGAAAGGAAGGTGCTCGCTCATTCATCAGTGGCATTCTCAATAACACAGAGATTATCAGTTTTGAGCCTCAGCAATTTATAGTTGAAGATAACAAAGTAGTCGTTCTAGGTCAGGAACATCAGAAGGTAAAAAGTTCAGGAAAAGAACTGAAGCAAAAATGGGTTCAGGTGTACACTATAGAAAATGACCTTATCACAAGAATGGAAGAGTTTGCAACATCTGAAGTTGTAAGTTAA